One Chitinophagaceae bacterium C216 genomic window carries:
- the rpoE_2 gene encoding ECF RNA polymerase sigma-E factor encodes MHQQGLTDEALLALFRDERTKEKAFSLIVSKYKEKLYWHIRRLVVVHEDADDVLQNVFIKMWKGLEHFREESKLYTWLYRIATNESITFLHKQQKARIVDLGDTSDLQNSVKADPYFDASKLEWKLQLAIQTLPEQQRLVFCLRYFDEMPYNEISEILRVSTGSLKASYHHAAKKIEDYLLHH; translated from the coding sequence ATGCATCAGCAAGGCCTTACAGATGAAGCCCTACTGGCTCTTTTTCGTGACGAACGCACGAAAGAGAAGGCTTTTTCCCTGATTGTATCTAAATACAAGGAAAAACTCTACTGGCATATAAGGCGACTGGTGGTGGTACACGAAGATGCAGATGATGTACTGCAAAATGTTTTTATAAAAATGTGGAAAGGCCTAGAGCATTTTCGCGAGGAAAGTAAATTATATACATGGCTATATCGCATAGCCACTAATGAAAGTATCACTTTTCTCCACAAGCAGCAAAAGGCACGCATCGTAGACCTGGGAGACACTTCAGACTTACAAAACAGTGTAAAAGCAGACCCCTATTTCGATGCTAGCAAACTGGAATGGAAATTGCAGTTAGCCATTCAAACATTACCCGAACAGCAAAGGCTCGTATTTTGTTTGCGATATTTCGACGAAATGCCGTACAATGAAATCAGCGAAATTCTGAGAGTTTCTACCGGATCGCTAAAAGCCAGCTACCATCATGCGGCTAAAAAAATTGAGGATTATTTGTTGCACCATTAA
- the aptB gene encoding Apulose-4-phosphate transketolase subunit B, whose translation MALKDIQSTGSKDTRSGFGDGIVEAARNNENIVALTADLLGSMKLNQFVKEFPDRFIQCGIAEANMMGIAAGLAIGGKIPFTTTFANFSTGRVYDQIRQSIAYSGKNVKICASHAGVTLGEDGATHQILEDIGLMKMLPGMTVIVPCDYTQTKAATKAIAAYEGPVYLRFGRPSWPIFTKEEDFVIGKAQFFSEGTDVTIFACGHMVWNAIQAGAILEEKGISVEVINIHTIKPLDEEAVINSIKKTKCAVTAEEHNIIGGMGDVIAQCAAKHFPIPIEFVGTKDTFGESGTPKELLKKYGLDVPDIVAAAERAIARKG comes from the coding sequence ATGGCTTTAAAAGATATTCAATCAACAGGAAGTAAAGACACAAGAAGCGGATTCGGTGATGGTATAGTAGAAGCTGCCCGCAACAATGAAAATATCGTGGCACTTACTGCTGATCTGCTGGGATCAATGAAATTAAATCAATTCGTTAAAGAATTTCCAGATAGATTTATTCAGTGCGGTATTGCCGAAGCGAACATGATGGGTATCGCAGCAGGCCTAGCCATAGGAGGAAAAATTCCTTTCACAACCACATTCGCTAACTTCAGTACCGGCCGTGTATACGACCAGATACGTCAATCTATTGCCTACAGTGGTAAAAACGTAAAAATTTGTGCTTCTCACGCCGGTGTTACGTTGGGAGAAGATGGTGCCACTCACCAGATTTTGGAAGACATAGGTCTGATGAAAATGCTGCCGGGTATGACCGTAATCGTACCTTGCGATTATACACAAACCAAAGCAGCCACCAAGGCCATAGCCGCATACGAAGGACCTGTTTACTTGCGTTTCGGACGTCCTAGCTGGCCTATTTTTACCAAAGAAGAAGATTTTGTTATCGGAAAAGCTCAGTTTTTCTCTGAGGGTACCGATGTAACCATATTTGCCTGCGGTCACATGGTTTGGAACGCCATTCAAGCCGGCGCCATTCTGGAGGAAAAAGGCATCAGCGTGGAAGTAATTAATATCCACACCATTAAGCCATTAGATGAAGAGGCTGTCATCAATTCGATCAAGAAAACCAAATGTGCTGTAACCGCCGAAGAGCACAATATTATCGGGGGTATGGGTGATGTGATTGCCCAATGTGCAGCTAAACATTTTCCAATTCCTATCGAATTTGTGGGCACTAAAGACACCTTTGGTGAGAGTGGTACTCCTAAGGAACTTCTGAAGAAATACGGATTAGACGTTCCCGATATTGTAGCTGCCGCCGAAAGAGCTATTGCAAGAAAAGGTTAA
- the mbl gene encoding Cell shape-determining protein Mbl: MGLFNWFTQEIAMDLGTANTLIIHNDQVAVNEPSIVALNRNNPKEVLAVGKRALMMHEKTHESIRTVRPLKDGVIADFNAAELMIRELIKLVYPKKPLFPPSWRMMICIPSSITEVEKRAVRDSAEQAGAKEVYLIHEPMAAALGIGIDVEEPVGNMIIDIGGGTTGITVIALAGIVCDQSIRIAGDEFTADIMEALRRYHSLLIGERTAEQIKIQIGAATKDLDNPPDDIPVNGRDLVTGIPKQIMVSYQEIAEALDKSIFKIEEAILKALEQTPPELASDIYRRGLYLTGGGALLRGLDKRLSQKIKLPVHIADDPLKSVVRGTGIALQNYDKYPFVMR, encoded by the coding sequence ATGGGACTTTTTAACTGGTTTACACAGGAAATTGCAATGGATTTGGGTACTGCAAATACCCTTATTATACATAATGATCAAGTGGCTGTAAATGAGCCAAGTATTGTAGCGCTTAATCGCAACAATCCTAAAGAAGTGCTCGCGGTTGGTAAGCGGGCATTGATGATGCACGAAAAAACCCATGAAAGCATCCGCACCGTAAGGCCATTGAAAGATGGAGTAATTGCCGACTTTAATGCGGCTGAGCTGATGATTCGCGAGCTCATCAAATTAGTATACCCCAAAAAGCCGCTTTTTCCACCTAGCTGGAGAATGATGATCTGTATTCCTTCTTCTATCACCGAAGTAGAGAAGCGGGCAGTAAGAGATAGTGCTGAGCAAGCCGGTGCCAAAGAAGTGTATTTGATTCATGAGCCTATGGCGGCAGCGTTGGGTATTGGGATTGATGTGGAAGAGCCGGTAGGGAACATGATTATCGATATAGGCGGAGGCACTACTGGTATTACGGTAATTGCCTTGGCTGGAATTGTATGCGACCAAAGTATCCGTATCGCAGGAGATGAGTTCACTGCTGATATCATGGAAGCGTTGAGAAGGTATCATAGCTTGCTGATTGGGGAGCGCACTGCCGAGCAAATTAAAATTCAGATAGGTGCAGCAACCAAAGATCTCGATAACCCACCGGATGATATACCTGTAAACGGTCGTGATTTAGTAACCGGTATTCCCAAGCAAATAATGGTTAGCTATCAGGAGATAGCTGAAGCATTGGATAAAAGCATTTTTAAGATAGAAGAGGCTATTTTAAAGGCTCTGGAACAAACACCCCCTGAACTTGCTAGCGATATTTACCGGAGAGGTCTTTATCTCACAGGTGGAGGAGCCTTGCTGCGTGGTTTGGATAAAAGATTAAGTCAAAAAATAAAGCTTCCCGTACATATTGCCGATGATCCACTGAAAAGTGTAGTAAGGGGCACCGGTATTGCATTACAGAACTACGATAAATATCCGTTTGTAATGCGTTAA
- the mrdA gene encoding Peptidoglycan D,D-transpeptidase MrdA yields the protein MSVFNRSRSYIIRAIFLSVFLLILGQLVNLQILSSKYHKLARDNAIFEKIVYPERGIIYDRKGRPILNNTIMYDLMVTPAEVKHIDTMAFCRLMEIDTATFRQKIVEAIIKNTRVRPSIFMSLLTPELQARFEENSWKFPGFALQERPVRTYPYNVGAHFLGYVGEVSPKDIELSGGFYRMGDYRGKSGLEYTYEKVLMGQRGVQYMIKDNRNRLVGSYENGAFDTIAIAGRGLKTFIDVDLQILAEKLIDNKMGAVVAIDPKTGGILAMASGPLFDPNDLTGTEKNKNYSRLLLDVKGPLLNRAIKGQYPPGSTFKPLGALVALDQGIITPSFGFPCGGRYYNCGTGKPACTHAGGGHAANLRRAIANSCNSYFVDIYRKTIDNPRIGNTKKGFEVWEDYMHNFGLGVRLGIDLPSEDKANIPTVADYDKEYKGSWSSCTNLTLGIGQDKMTATPLQLANSMCIIANKGYYYTPHFVDSIENETPEDSVFMNKYRQRHDVLTHISDSAYNAVINGMHDVVLHGTARVANIPGIEVCAKTGTAQNSRYVAGKRWTLKDNSMFVCFAPKDDPKICVAVVVENAGYGATWAGPIARILMEQYLLDSLTPKSKADLERISKANILPPYIPRLQYYTDSVRAVEWLKAYGDSSRIKQFIKGSQKKDTSASTSSQPKQLKAANNKEKQQEQQEKLPLPVRKENWVAIVSNPRPYVFKVTNTIHN from the coding sequence ATGTCCGTGTTTAATCGTTCCAGGAGTTATATTATTCGGGCAATTTTTCTTTCAGTATTCTTGCTGATACTGGGACAGTTAGTGAATTTGCAAATACTGAGTAGTAAATACCATAAACTAGCCAGAGATAATGCCATTTTTGAGAAAATTGTTTACCCCGAGAGAGGCATTATCTACGATCGCAAAGGTCGCCCTATACTGAACAATACCATCATGTATGACCTGATGGTAACACCTGCTGAGGTAAAACATATCGATACCATGGCCTTTTGCCGGTTGATGGAGATCGATACAGCCACTTTCCGACAGAAAATCGTGGAGGCTATTATCAAGAATACAAGAGTAAGGCCTTCTATTTTCATGTCTCTTTTAACACCCGAACTTCAGGCACGTTTTGAGGAAAATAGCTGGAAATTTCCGGGCTTTGCATTGCAGGAACGTCCTGTGCGTACATACCCTTATAATGTAGGAGCACATTTTCTAGGTTATGTAGGAGAAGTTTCGCCCAAAGATATTGAGCTCTCGGGCGGGTTTTACCGTATGGGCGATTATCGGGGTAAAAGCGGGTTGGAATATACTTATGAAAAGGTGCTGATGGGCCAGCGTGGGGTGCAGTATATGATTAAAGACAATCGTAACCGGCTTGTAGGTAGCTATGAGAACGGTGCATTTGATACAATTGCAATAGCAGGTCGTGGTTTGAAGACTTTTATTGATGTGGATCTGCAGATATTGGCGGAAAAACTTATAGATAATAAAATGGGTGCGGTCGTTGCCATCGACCCCAAAACCGGCGGGATATTGGCTATGGCCTCAGGCCCTTTGTTTGACCCTAACGATCTTACCGGCACTGAAAAAAATAAAAATTACAGTCGTTTACTCCTCGATGTGAAGGGGCCATTGCTTAACAGGGCCATAAAAGGACAATACCCCCCGGGCTCAACTTTTAAGCCTTTAGGGGCACTTGTTGCTTTGGATCAGGGTATTATTACCCCCTCATTCGGTTTCCCTTGTGGAGGCCGTTATTACAATTGTGGTACCGGGAAGCCCGCTTGTACCCATGCCGGGGGTGGCCACGCTGCTAATCTTCGTCGGGCTATTGCCAATTCCTGCAATTCCTATTTTGTAGATATTTATAGGAAAACGATAGATAATCCTCGTATCGGAAATACTAAAAAAGGTTTTGAAGTGTGGGAAGATTATATGCACAATTTCGGGCTCGGCGTTAGATTGGGTATTGATTTACCTAGCGAGGATAAGGCCAATATTCCCACAGTAGCTGACTATGATAAGGAATATAAGGGCTCTTGGAGCTCCTGTACCAATCTTACCTTAGGTATCGGACAGGATAAAATGACGGCTACACCGCTGCAACTGGCCAATAGCATGTGCATTATTGCCAATAAAGGTTATTACTACACGCCACATTTTGTAGACAGTATTGAGAATGAAACTCCGGAAGATAGCGTCTTCATGAATAAATACAGACAAAGGCATGATGTGCTTACGCATATTTCCGACTCTGCTTACAACGCGGTAATTAATGGTATGCACGATGTGGTATTACACGGTACTGCAAGGGTGGCGAATATTCCGGGTATTGAGGTATGTGCCAAAACCGGTACCGCACAAAACTCAAGGTATGTAGCCGGGAAAAGATGGACCTTGAAGGATAACTCCATGTTCGTATGTTTCGCTCCCAAGGATGACCCTAAAATTTGTGTGGCTGTAGTAGTGGAAAATGCCGGATACGGAGCTACCTGGGCTGGACCTATTGCCCGTATTTTGATGGAGCAGTATTTGCTGGATTCATTGACGCCCAAAAGCAAGGCCGATTTGGAGCGGATTTCAAAGGCTAATATCTTACCTCCTTACATTCCTCGTTTGCAGTATTATACGGACTCGGTAAGGGCTGTCGAATGGTTAAAAGCTTATGGTGACAGTTCACGTATAAAACAATTTATAAAAGGAAGTCAAAAGAAAGATACCTCTGCATCGACTTCATCACAGCCTAAGCAGTTAAAGGCCGCTAACAATAAAGAAAAGCAACAGGAACAGCAAGAAAAGCTGCCGTTGCCAGTGCGCAAGGAAAATTGGGTAGCGATTGTGAGTAATCCCAGACCATATGTTTTCAAAGTAACGAATACTATTCATAATTAG
- the mrdB gene encoding Peptidoglycan glycosyltransferase MrdB, which translates to MSQQNVKISKGIDIVLIILYLLLVSIGLMAIFAVTYKEGDPILQSFLGYKTDYSKQFYFACVALVLGLFILLTDSKFFPATANLCYAGGIILLLLVFPFHSSVKGTESIIRFGGFQFQPAEFCKITVALALAKYLSLPEMDFSKPKSQLIAAALTLTPAVITIFQKETGLALVFFAFFLVMYREGLPAVYIVTGIGIGVLIVATLLLDKNVLALILTVIAGLVILFSRRQIKRNKAILVRIILIWVVCVGIQRFGVPFLFTHVFEKHQVERIFSTIGKDIPEEYLKSEVKIDEKTGKQLNTADYNVKQSKIAVGSGGLWGKGLLNGTQTRYGFVPEQRTDFIFDTIGEGFGFVGSVVLLGLYLFLLFRIVTIAERQRSVFSRCYAYGVASVFFFHIAINIGMAIGLAPVIGIPLPLISYGGTSLLTFSILLFILIRLDADRQMILR; encoded by the coding sequence ATGAGTCAGCAAAACGTCAAAATATCAAAGGGGATAGATATAGTGTTAATCATTTTATATCTGTTGCTGGTGTCCATCGGACTCATGGCTATTTTTGCTGTTACTTATAAGGAAGGCGACCCGATATTACAGAGTTTTCTCGGATATAAGACAGATTACAGCAAGCAGTTTTATTTTGCCTGTGTAGCTCTAGTACTGGGACTTTTTATTTTGCTGACTGACAGTAAATTTTTTCCCGCAACCGCTAATTTATGCTATGCAGGAGGAATTATATTGCTGTTGTTGGTGTTCCCCTTTCACTCTTCGGTGAAGGGAACGGAGTCCATTATCCGTTTCGGAGGTTTTCAGTTTCAGCCTGCGGAATTTTGTAAAATTACGGTGGCGCTGGCACTGGCTAAATATCTTTCTTTGCCCGAGATGGACTTTTCCAAACCCAAATCCCAATTAATTGCCGCGGCACTTACGCTCACACCAGCCGTTATTACAATATTTCAAAAGGAAACGGGGCTTGCACTGGTGTTCTTTGCTTTTTTTCTAGTTATGTACCGAGAAGGCCTACCCGCTGTTTATATTGTTACGGGCATTGGAATTGGCGTGCTAATAGTGGCAACCCTACTGCTGGATAAAAATGTGTTGGCTCTAATTCTTACAGTGATAGCTGGGCTGGTAATTTTGTTTAGTAGAAGGCAGATCAAGCGTAACAAGGCTATATTGGTGCGAATTATACTGATATGGGTAGTATGTGTGGGTATTCAACGGTTCGGGGTGCCCTTCTTGTTCACGCATGTATTTGAAAAGCACCAAGTAGAACGTATTTTCAGTACCATCGGAAAAGATATTCCGGAAGAATATCTGAAGTCCGAGGTGAAGATTGATGAAAAAACCGGTAAACAACTAAATACTGCGGATTATAATGTAAAACAATCCAAAATTGCTGTAGGTAGCGGCGGATTATGGGGAAAAGGACTGCTAAACGGTACTCAAACCCGGTATGGATTTGTGCCCGAACAGCGAACTGACTTTATATTCGATACCATTGGTGAGGGTTTTGGATTTGTAGGAAGTGTGGTATTGTTGGGGCTTTACTTGTTTTTATTATTTCGTATTGTAACCATTGCAGAAAGGCAGCGCAGTGTATTTAGTCGCTGTTATGCTTATGGAGTCGCCTCCGTATTTTTCTTTCATATTGCTATTAATATAGGAATGGCGATAGGACTAGCGCCGGTAATTGGAATTCCGTTGCCTCTGATCAGCTATGGCGGTACATCCTTGCTAACTTTTTCGATACTGCTTTTTATACTCATACGCCTAGATGCTGACCGACAGATGATCCTTCGATAA
- the sigV gene encoding RNA polymerase sigma factor SigV: MTEREYNNCVRDYADGLYRFVLKSLKNEADAEDVVQSAFEELWKLRSTVIPETAKSLLYTIAYRKMIDWIRKNKKMSFVEEVETHETRTVHPPANLKDALHHALEKLDATKKALVLLKDYEGYSYEEIGGITGLSESQVKVYLHRARLQLKAYIVKMENVL, encoded by the coding sequence ATGACAGAACGGGAGTATAATAATTGCGTACGGGATTATGCGGATGGGCTCTACCGTTTTGTTCTAAAAAGCCTGAAGAATGAGGCTGATGCCGAAGATGTGGTGCAGTCTGCTTTTGAAGAATTGTGGAAGTTGCGCAGTACGGTTATTCCGGAAACAGCAAAATCGCTTCTGTATACTATTGCCTATCGGAAAATGATTGACTGGATTCGGAAGAACAAAAAAATGAGTTTTGTAGAAGAAGTGGAAACACATGAAACTCGTACCGTACATCCGCCTGCCAACCTAAAGGATGCCCTTCATCATGCTTTGGAAAAATTGGATGCAACGAAGAAAGCGTTAGTGTTATTGAAAGATTACGAGGGGTATAGTTATGAAGAAATAGGTGGCATTACAGGTTTGAGTGAAAGTCAGGTGAAAGTATATCTGCACCGTGCACGCTTGCAGTTGAAAGCGTATATTGTTAAAATGGAAAACGTGTTATAG
- a CDS encoding Formylglycine-generating enzyme, producing MLLNTKRFALLSIIVLLIACKNQSGSDADKKRADSSHSCMQVPSRYITADTSNIPFSGDSSLEGMVLIPGGVFEMGADNDQASPDEYPKHKVQVSPFYMDITEVTNAQFRKFVEATGYVTTAERAPDWEEIKKSLPPGTPKPPDSVLVPASLVFKPSDGPVDLNDYSQWWTWKKGANWRQPEGPGSSIEGKDDYPVVHISWEDAQAYCKWAGKRLPTEAEWEFAARGGLINNIYPWGNEHVNQGKPKANTWEGKFPYLNEQKDGYVKLAPVKSYPPNGYGLYDMAGNVWEWCSDLYHYDYYKQLEGKLTVDPKGPDSSYDPQEPYTLKRSLRGGSFLCNDSYCSGYRVARRMKSSPDTGLEHTGFRCVKDVK from the coding sequence ATGCTTCTGAATACAAAAAGATTTGCGCTACTTTCGATTATTGTTTTACTAATTGCTTGTAAAAATCAATCGGGAAGTGACGCCGATAAAAAGCGTGCAGATTCATCACACTCCTGCATGCAGGTACCATCCCGGTATATTACTGCTGACACTTCCAATATACCTTTCAGTGGGGATTCATCGTTAGAAGGAATGGTATTAATACCCGGGGGTGTTTTTGAAATGGGTGCCGATAACGATCAGGCCAGTCCCGATGAATATCCCAAGCATAAGGTACAGGTGTCTCCTTTTTATATGGATATTACTGAGGTGACCAATGCTCAGTTTAGAAAATTTGTGGAAGCCACCGGGTATGTGACAACCGCAGAACGGGCACCCGATTGGGAAGAAATCAAAAAGTCATTGCCCCCCGGCACACCCAAGCCGCCAGATAGTGTGCTGGTACCGGCATCGCTCGTATTTAAGCCCTCTGACGGTCCTGTTGATTTAAACGATTATAGCCAATGGTGGACATGGAAGAAAGGTGCCAATTGGCGTCAGCCCGAAGGACCGGGAAGCTCTATCGAGGGTAAAGATGATTATCCGGTAGTACACATAAGCTGGGAAGATGCGCAAGCTTACTGTAAGTGGGCAGGCAAGCGGCTGCCTACCGAGGCAGAGTGGGAGTTCGCAGCACGTGGGGGACTTATTAATAATATCTATCCCTGGGGTAATGAGCATGTGAACCAGGGTAAACCTAAAGCTAATACTTGGGAGGGGAAGTTCCCATATTTAAATGAACAGAAAGACGGTTATGTTAAACTAGCACCCGTAAAATCTTATCCTCCCAATGGATACGGCCTCTATGATATGGCTGGTAATGTATGGGAGTGGTGTAGCGATTTATATCATTACGACTACTACAAACAGTTAGAGGGAAAACTTACTGTAGATCCCAAAGGCCCCGATTCTTCTTATGATCCGCAAGAGCCCTATACACTCAAAAGAAGTTTGAGAGGGGGGAGCTTCTTATGTAACGACTCTTATTGCAGCGGATATCGAGTGGCACGTCGGATGAAGAGCAGTCCGGATACCGGATTGGAACACACAGGTTTTCGTTGTGTGAAAGACGTAAAATAA
- the cmdF gene encoding Tyrosine 2,3-aminomutase, producing the protein MIQIGGKQLSLRDFEEILLHKKQISIDPQALEKVQSSFEFLKQFSDHKLIYGINTGFGPMAQYKISSENTLQLQYNLIRSHSSGGGAVLNPLLGRAVMITRLNNFLQGYSGVVPDLPILLADMINADLIPCIYEHGGVGASGDLVQLAHLALGVIGEGEVWYQGQLMPAAQGFELAGLKPLQIHIREGLALINGTSGMTGVGLLNIIRAHRLVEWAIALSALTNELMEVYDDHFSYELNIVKHHKGQNYVAEVFRNILKDSKMIRSRSEHLYNPENIQHDVFEDKVQEYYSLRCVTQVLGPVYDTLLHAEETVVNELNSVNDNPVVDVANHNIFHGGNFHGDYVSFEMDKLKIAITKLTMLSERQLNYLLNSKLNQKFPPFVNLGVLGFNFGMQGIQFTATSTTAESQTLSYPMYVHSIPNNNDNQDIVSMGFNAAQLTKKVIDNAYEVLAIQAMTLLQGVDYLNCQDLMSSKTRALYNSLRNIFPKFIEDSPMYKSLAKMRSWLEANAVSQI; encoded by the coding sequence ATGATACAGATAGGCGGTAAACAGCTGTCTTTGAGGGATTTTGAGGAAATACTGCTACACAAAAAGCAGATTTCCATTGATCCGCAAGCGTTGGAGAAGGTTCAATCTTCTTTTGAGTTTCTCAAACAGTTTTCTGATCATAAACTTATATACGGCATTAATACAGGGTTTGGGCCGATGGCTCAATACAAAATTAGTAGCGAAAATACCCTGCAGCTTCAGTACAATCTCATTAGAAGTCATTCAAGTGGAGGCGGTGCCGTATTAAATCCGTTATTAGGGCGTGCTGTCATGATTACCCGCCTCAATAATTTTTTGCAAGGGTATTCCGGTGTAGTCCCTGACCTACCTATATTGCTGGCAGATATGATCAATGCCGATCTCATACCCTGTATTTACGAGCACGGAGGAGTAGGCGCAAGTGGCGATTTGGTACAACTGGCGCACCTTGCTTTAGGCGTGATAGGCGAGGGGGAAGTATGGTACCAAGGACAATTAATGCCGGCTGCACAGGGGTTTGAATTGGCAGGGTTAAAACCTTTGCAAATACATATACGAGAAGGCCTTGCGCTTATAAACGGAACTTCGGGAATGACGGGAGTAGGCCTGCTGAATATTATTCGTGCTCACCGCTTGGTGGAGTGGGCCATTGCATTGTCGGCTCTTACTAATGAGCTGATGGAAGTATACGATGATCATTTCTCCTACGAGCTCAATATCGTTAAGCATCACAAAGGACAGAATTATGTAGCGGAGGTTTTTCGGAACATTCTGAAAGACAGTAAGATGATTCGTAGCCGCTCTGAACACTTATATAATCCGGAGAATATTCAGCACGATGTGTTTGAAGACAAAGTGCAAGAGTATTATTCATTGCGCTGTGTGACTCAGGTGTTAGGACCGGTATATGATACACTATTACACGCTGAGGAGACAGTGGTGAATGAGCTGAATTCGGTGAACGATAATCCTGTGGTAGATGTAGCCAATCATAACATTTTTCATGGAGGCAATTTCCACGGCGATTATGTTTCATTCGAAATGGATAAGTTGAAAATAGCTATTACAAAGCTTACTATGCTTAGTGAGCGTCAATTGAATTATTTGCTCAATTCCAAGTTGAACCAAAAGTTTCCTCCTTTTGTGAACCTTGGTGTGTTGGGCTTCAACTTTGGTATGCAGGGAATACAGTTTACGGCTACATCGACAACTGCAGAAAGTCAGACGCTTTCTTATCCCATGTATGTACACAGTATTCCTAATAATAACGATAATCAAGATATCGTAAGCATGGGATTCAATGCAGCACAGCTTACCAAAAAAGTAATTGATAATGCATATGAAGTGCTGGCCATTCAAGCTATGACCTTGTTGCAGGGGGTGGACTATTTAAACTGTCAGGACTTAATGTCTTCAAAAACCCGGGCGCTCTATAATAGCCTCAGGAATATCTTTCCTAAATTTATTGAAGATAGTCCGATGTATAAAAGCCTTGCTAAAATGCGCAGTTGGTTGGAGGCAAATGCCGTATCTCAAATTTAG